Within the Macadamia integrifolia cultivar HAES 741 unplaced genomic scaffold, SCU_Mint_v3 scaffold_185A, whole genome shotgun sequence genome, the region TCACATGGAAAGGAGGGAGATAGACTTAGGCAGAGATTGCACTACAAATAACATCAAAAACcttttcccaacttaatggggtggtctacatggagattccaagcaacgACAAGCACGaggatcaataaaaaaatattgacgGATTATGGTTAAAGTGTCGGCGATCAACCTAGCGCACCAATACCAATCAACCACAAACTTATAACtatagactataataaggtattGGCTGTCTACCTGACATACCATATGGATCGGTCAAGCCAAAGTGccctacatgcattacgtctACCACCAAGACAAttcatcacccaacctacttttatgacAGGAAGAATAAGATAATGAATTCTTGACagccccactaagcacacaagtAACAAATCAAACACACAACTCCGCATTGTAAACTATGTAAATAACACATAACTCTGCATTGAAAACTAAATAAGTAACCCACAACTCGAGCAGTTCAATGCACTAACATAAAGCCCACCACCACAAGCAAACCAATTGCAACTCACATTGGTTATGTCCAACACCAAGACAATCCACAACTAGACCTACTACAAtataataaggatttggtagaagaaagctCGGTAGCTAGCCTTGTCAAGTGGTtcatctttcataaatccaagaatttcacctctaactataaatacgaatgcccccaactgtccctgttaatcattactccaatCCCAAAGGCCAACTCAATAGGattgaaatcctatgatgttatccatGCCAAAGGCATGACCTGACCAACCTGACCAATTAAGGCTAGGAGTGCATCGCCGATAGAAGGGACAAAACAAttggtacacaccgtgaggtgGACCGAATGATCCAACCCAAATTCCAACTATGGGAGGGTCACCAAAGTAGGCCACTATTCTACTATTGAAAgctgatagggcagaaatttgaatgatgcatcGCCGGCACAAAAGCCATACAATCCATTGAGTTAttatgaatcatcagagcaacgAGCAAAGCCCACATCGATTGCCAATGATTCTCTTCACCACCGATCCTgaaaaagtgggaaaaaagtACTGTGACAATTCAAGGATTTGTTAACTGGCTCATAGATTAGAGATTAATGGCAAACttaggaacatgaagaacaAAGCTAAGGAAAATAGAAGTAACATGGACACTGttcttaccaaaaatagaagaaaggaaacCATCGGCAAACCTAAGTTTATCCCTACCAGAATAAACATAATAGGAATCATAAGATTATGACATATCAATCATATAGCCAGTGGCTCTAGGGTCAATGACCTAAGAAGTGGCAGAGTAGAAGAGCCGATGTAGAGACCTACAAGGATGGAAGCTAAAGAATCTGATGTTGTAGGTGTAGAAGAAGAGCTACTCAATTGTGATATAACCCTATGAAATGCTGCAATATCCTCTCATGTGAGAGAACTAAAGCATGTCTGTAGGCTAAATGGATATCCCATAGGTTCAACCTCAGTCATCACAATATGTGTTATAGCTTCCCCTCTCATGCTGCCATGCATACCAGGTAGACATAAAACATCTAACATCTCTCTCTAGTATGTCCAGATTTCCAATAGTATTACATTTGAATACTCCCACACAGAAAATATTATCCAccctaaaaaaaggaaaaaaaaaaaaaaaactttccacCCCCTAGAAAATGAACTACTGCTAACACTGGTgcccaaggttttaaaacttggtgtGAATCTGTTTTGATACCAATATGGATAGGATTGAAATCAGTCAAGTTTTTATTGTATCAGACTAATTTaccctaactttttttttttcaaaaaaaaaaaattgatgttttgaatcattttacccttaaCCATTGCCAGTGTATTGGTACGGATCGAATCGGTATCAAGGTTCAATCTCAAcagataccaatccaatccgaGCCATCTTAATTGATCTGATATTTAAAACAACGTTGGTGCCACGAGAGTCCATATCAGGTTCTCGTACACTCCAAAATTTTCGATTTTTAATTAAATCccaattcttctctctcttttgttttaatgGGTAATTAAACTAtcctctttttttcatttttctttttccaaaacTAAAGAAGAAAGTTGTTTTATTAATCGAATAGGCTGAAAATGATATCTCATCAGAATTAAGGATGGCACTGTGCTTACGACTTTCTTTAGTTTCTATGGTGTTTGTTCTAATTCTAGTGTTTTGAGGGATGAATTAAGGTTATATACATCTCTACATatgagaatgttaagatggatatgtggcaaaactaggagatataaggtaaggaatgaacaaattagagcgGATTTGGGGGTTGCCCCAAATCATGACAAGCTTCGAGAttgtcgtttgaggtggtatggtcatattcAATGAAGGCCATCGAATGCACTGGTAAGGAGGAATGACTTGATTCAGATAGAAAGACCcaaaagagctagaggcagGCAAAAAATGACCATATGAGAGGTAATGAGGAAAGACGTACAAAAATTAGGGGACATTGTTGCATCATTCAAGGCTTCCATGGGAGTTCAGATTAACTATGTTGCTGAATTTCAAGGTCTAATAGAGGGAATTTACTACGCCATGAAGTATGATGTTAAGGCCTACAGATCGAATCGGCTCCAGCGACAGTTTTGACGATAGTTTAGGTTAGACCAATTCCGTGGTTTACATTGCAGGACTGGTATGCGGTGGAGCCTTTCCTAAACTCAATCActtggaagatttctcattgcTATAGAGAAGCAAACCCAATTGCGGACTAACTTGCAAAGGTAGCGGTAATGATGTCAATTACTGAGAATAATCCAATCTTACCTCGTCATATGTGGGATGAGCTAGAGAATGATAAAAACACTAGGCCTCGATTTAGATTTAGTTAATGCGATTTTAggtccctgctgatggcaatgccgaaggtaggGACTTGAAGTTGCTCTTGTATTTTTTGCTTATTCTCTTTAATAAAGTTTTTggatatttagaaaaaaaaataataaaaaaagacatGCACAAATTAGGCCTTGTCTTGGGTATGGTCACAAATAGAGcagattggagggctaggatccaggtaacggaccccatttagttgtgtTATACTTCGTTAATGTTATCACcaaatttgtttcctttaactcctacttttttttttcctttgctttgcttggatccatgtagccgaccccatcaagttgggataaggctttgttgttgtttttgttgttgttgttgttgttgttgttgttgttgttgtacaaaTATGGGTTTCTCAGATTTTTCTATTAGCTCCGATTTTACCTTGATTGTGAATTCAGTGTCTAACAAGTTATTTGAGCTATGGAGTTGTTGATATTAGTTTAAGGAGGTCATGACTCTATGTGACTCTTTGACTcaaatctctttcttttttctgagAGGAATAGAGCAGAGGATTTGTTGGGGAACCTGACATATGCTTCAGATACGGATCCTATTTTTCTCGGTGACCAAACTCTTCCTAGAGAACTTAGCCGGATCATTAGGGAAGATAAAGTTGGGTGGccgatttttatttaatttttcctttGGGTTGTTTGGTTTTGCTTTGAGAGTGCAAATGCCTTTGTTTTtgggttggggtaaggctgTCCCCCcctatattcttttcttttttattagtaATATTTTAGAGGCTCCCATAggtcccagataatattcgGGGTAAAAACAAAAGCCGAAAATGGTTTGTATTAGTATCAACATAGgccgatattttttttttaacccttggTCCATCCATACACATAAGCCAATACAAGATCAACCAGAAACCGATAACAGTCTCTACCAATACCAACATTGCTGATTAGACCAGTCCAATACGAATACACTGCCCCACCCCCCCTTGCTCCCTTTCTTCCCTGCAACCCCACCACTGTAAAGTTTCGTGTTCTCTTCCCATTAGCATTGTGCTTGACTGGGAACACCCATTTGTAGTCAACTGGCCGCTTTTGTAGGGGAAGAACAACCAAGTCCCATGTGCTATTCTTGTGAAGAGCtttcatctcctcattcatttcCTCTTTCCATCTAGGTTTTGCATTTGCCTCCtaccaagaaaatgaaaaatccagacgataatttttttttttgggctaataGTCGGCAAATGAGTAATAttaagaaaggggaaaaagagagcTTACAAAAGAAAACCTATTGAACCACtattccacctttggcattgccatcagcagagataaCGATCTAatcaacaaaaatttcaaaagggGTTCTATTCTCATCAATGGAGGTCCTGCAGGGTTCTTTGGTGTGGAGAGGGGTCTGAGGCAAGGTGATCCTCTTTCTCCAATGTTATTCATATTAGTAGAGGAAGTCTTATGTCATGGGCTTCAGGAGCTTCGTAGAAGGGGGTTCATTAAAGGTATATCTGGTCCACGAGGAGTTTTACCCCATCTCATTTATTGTATGCTGATGATTTgttcatttttatgaatgcaGAGTTGAGAGGGGTGAAGAACCTTAAAGGTTTTTTAGATAAATACCAAGCTTACTGGGGGCAAGCTTTTAATTTGGATAAAAGCCAAATGTATCTTAGTTCAAtattggttgcaaggaaaaatCGAATTAAGAGTGTCCTTCAGATTCCTGAATGTAGCTTCTCAACTCGTTATTTGGGAGTTCAGATCATCAAAGGTAGTGTGAAAAGAGGCTTGGTTTTGCCTTTAATAGACAAGTTCAAGTCAAGACTTGCAGGGTGGAAGGGGCGTTTTCTTTCAATGGCTGGTAGAGTAGAGCTAGTGAGGTCAGTGATGAGTAGCATTGCGATCCATAATTTCTCCGTGTATTTGTGGCCTTCCAATTCTATTGCTTTAATGGAGAAATGGattagaaattttatttggaatgGAGAGGTTAATTCTTCTAAGGCAATTTCAGTCAAATGGAGTAATCTGTGTAAGCCCAAACAGGAGGGCGGGTTGGGCATTCGTCGATTAAGGGAGTTAAATCTGGCCCTTTTGGCAAAGTTGGGATGGTACATCAAATCAGACTCTTCGGGTTTTGCAGCATTCCTCCGAGGTCGTTTGGTATCTTTTAATGTTTCTCTTAAGTCATCCTCTATATCTTCTTCAATTTTGCCAAGGCTGAGGAAGATTTGGAATTTCATTGGTGAAGCAGATAGATGGATTGTGGGAGATGGGAAGTCTATAAAATTCTGGTATGATCGTTGGTTGGGGGGTTCAAGGGTGGTAGATCTGATTGCTAATGATATTCAAGTCCCTAGAAGACTTTCAGCCATGGTTTCAGATTTTATCGAGGATGGGCTGTGGTGTTTCCCCTTATTTGCTTCTCCACAAATGGCAGTGATTAGGGATAATGTCTATGCTCAACAACTTCCTTCAATTGTTTTTCCAGATAAGCGAGTGTGGTCTCTCACGGAGTCGGGATGATTCACAGTATGGTCTGCTTGGGAAGGTCTTAGGGCGAAGAATGATATCCAACCTTGGTATCGTTTAGNNNNNNNNNNNNNNNNNNNNTGCTCATTTGATTTGGTGTCACCATATCTTTCCAGGTACTCACTTTGCTTCATCGGACAGACATATAGACATGAAACCTTTCTGAATCAGTATATCAACTGATATTAAGTCAAAATTATAATTTTAGCACGCACCTGTTTTAGAAAAGctcaaaagaaaacaataaaaaggaaTATATTCACGGTTGTACACATCCATTTCCAAAGATAACTCTAAGAGGTTAATGGAAAAGTGAAAATCTGGCCCTTGTGGCGAAGTTGGGATGGTACATCAAATCAGACTCTTCGGGTTTTGCAGCATTCCTCCGAGGTCGTTTGGTATCTTTTGATGGTTCTCTTAAGTCATCCTCTATATCTTCTTCAATTCTGCTAGGGCTGAGGAAGATTTGGAGTTTTATTGGTGAAGCAGATAGATGGATTGTGAAGAGGTTAATGGAAAAGTGAAAATCTGGCCCTTGTGGCGAAGTTGGGATGGTACATCAAATCAAACTCTTCGGGTTTTGCAGCATTCCTCCGAGGTCGTTTGGTATCTTTTGATGGTTCTCTTAAGTCATCCTCTATATCTTCTTCAATTCTGCTAGGGCTGAGGAAGATTTGGAGTTTTATTGGTGAAGCAGATAGATGGATTGTGAGAGATGGGCAGTCTATAAAATTCTGGTATGATCGTTGGTTGAGGGGTTCAAGGGTGGTAGATCTAATTGTTAATGATATTCAAGTCCCTAGAAGACTTTCAGCCATGGTTTCAGATTTTTTCGAGGATGGGCTGTGGTGTTTACCCTTATTTGCTTCTCCACAAATGGCAGTGATTAGGGATAATGTCTATGTTCAACAGCTTCCTTCAATTGTTTTTCTAGATAAGCGAGTGTGGTCCCTCATGGAGTCGAGACGATGCACAGTATGGTCTGGTTGGGAAGGTCTTAAGGTGAAGAATGATATCCAACCTTGGTATCGTTTAGTATGGATGAAAGGCCTTCTCCCCAGGTTCTCCATATTTGGTTGGAGGTTTGCTCATGACAGCTTGCCTACTAATGATAAGGTAGCAAGACAACAGGTGCCAATGGTTTCCAGATGCGAGCTTTGTTGTAGAAATCAGGAGTCTCTTCATCACTTATTCTTGGACTGTGATTTTTAGTACTAAAGTGTGGTTTGAGATGGTGCAGTTCTTTGATTCTCAGTGGTATGGTTTCCCCTCTATAGAAGAACTATTTTCTTGGTGGGAAAGGAAGGCAAGGGTGATCTCTCTTCGCAAGATTTGGCTTGCCCTTGTGATTCTTATTCCCTTTCACATTTGGTCGGAAAGAAATAGTAGAAGGTTTGAAAATTTACACAGGCATCATTCGTTGGTGGTCAAGGCAGTGCTGAGAGATTTGGTGGACTTCTCTACTCTGGTTGATGTCAATGTGAAGACGGTGACAGAGTTGTTGATCTCAAGACGGCTTCAAGTGAAAATAGCCCCTATTGTTCCAAGAAGGATTATTGAAGTAATTTGGCAATGCCCCCTTTTGGATTGCTTCAAGCTCAATATCGATGGATGTTCTTTAGGTAACCCGGGTTGTGCAGGAGCTGGAGGAATTATTCGTGATTGAACTGGAACTCCAAAAAGAAGCTTCGCAATTTATGAAGGGATTACGACAAACTACTATGTAGAGTTTGCAGCCCTTTTTGCTGGTATTCATCAAGCGAAGTATATGAATGTCAACCACCTATGGATTGAAGGAGATTCAGAATCAATAGTGTCTTGcattaaaaataacaaaattccTTGGTTTTTTCAGCAGAAATGAAGATATTACAAAAGGTACTTTCAAAATACTATATGGTCGATTACTCATGTTTTCCGAGAGGGTAATAGTGTGGCTGACAAGCTTGCGAAACATGCTGCTACTTCAAGGCAAACAACTATCTGGGATGACACtcctaattttattttggtagatgTAGTCTGAGATGCTCACTAGAGACCCAGGTTtagattgtaaaaaaaaaaaaaaaaaaaaaaaaaaaatccccttttCTTTGAGTGGGTTTctcttctgctgatggcaatgccgaaggtggaaaagTAACTCAATGGTTTTCATTTGTAATCTCTTTTATAGTTCAGATTCTTTATTAATACAATACATTTGctgattcttagcaaaaaaacaaaagaaaattacataaaaccGATATCTCGGTCTCTGTTGAAAGTCCAAATTTAACTCATGATTAATGAATTGAGGAGCTATATTCTAGATTTCAGAACTTCTCGTTGCTGCAACATGTCTTGCAAATTTATCCGCAACTGAATTTATTTCCATGTAACAATGTGTGATTAAATTCAGACAATAAGAAATGAATAAAGTT harbors:
- the LOC122071061 gene encoding uncharacterized protein LOC122071061 produces the protein MDCEEVNGKVKIWPLWRSWDGLRKIWSFIGEADRWIVRDGQSIKFWYDRWLRGSRVVDLIVNDIQVPRRLSAMVSDFFEDGLWCLPLFASPQMAVIRDNVYVQQLPSIVFLDKRVWSLMESRRCTVWSGWEGLKVKNDIQPWYRLVWMKGLLPRFSIFGWRFAHDSLPTNDKVARQQFFDSQWYGFPSIEELFSWWERKARVISLRKIWLALVILIPFHIWSERNSRRFENLHRHHSLVVKAVLRDLVDFSTLVDVNVKTVTELLISRRLQVKIAPIVPRRIIEVIWQCPLLDCFKLNIDGCSLGNPGCAGAGGIIRD